In bacterium, the following are encoded in one genomic region:
- a CDS encoding carboxymuconolactone decarboxylase family protein: protein MSDKIKEFNAYRTKMNDRILAAEHTGIKRFFNLDTAAYQDGALPGKTKEMLGLCASVVLRCNDCISYHVIQCKKLGVSQAEFDEIMNISLVVGGSITIPHLRKAYEIWDEQAG, encoded by the coding sequence ATGTCTGACAAAATAAAAGAATTCAATGCCTACCGCACCAAAATGAACGACCGGATACTGGCGGCGGAGCATACCGGCATCAAGCGGTTCTTTAACTTGGACACCGCCGCCTACCAGGACGGGGCGCTGCCGGGCAAGACCAAGGAGATGCTGGGGCTATGCGCTTCTGTGGTGCTGCGTTGCAATGACTGTATCAGTTACCATGTCATCCAGTGCAAAAAGCTGGGGGTAAGCCAGGCGGAGTTCGATGAGATCATGAATATATCGCTGGTGGTGGGCGGGTCCATCACCATACCGCATTTGCGCAAGGCGTATGA